The bacterium genome includes a window with the following:
- a CDS encoding cytochrome c-type biogenesis protein CcmH, with protein MTVFAALLGASLAPGYGWGAVIDPKTTFEEVASAVMSPACPGKLLINCPSGEGAQLRELVRRKIAAGETKEQIVQYFVEVYGIEALPNPPPEGFYLTAWLLPFAGIVAGVGGFLVMVWSWSA; from the coding sequence GTGACGGTTTTTGCTGCCTTGCTGGGCGCCAGCCTTGCCCCCGGGTACGGATGGGGGGCGGTGATTGACCCCAAGACCACCTTTGAGGAAGTGGCCAGCGCCGTCATGAGTCCGGCTTGCCCGGGGAAGCTGTTGATCAACTGCCCGAGCGGGGAGGGGGCGCAGCTGCGGGAGTTGGTGCGCCGGAAGATCGCGGCGGGCGAGACCAAGGAACAAATTGTACAGTATTTTGTTGAAGTCTACGGGATTGAAGCGCTGCCGAATCCCCCGCCCGAGGGTTTTTATCTGACAGCTTGGCTTCTTCCCTTCGCCGGGATCGTGGCTGGCGTGGGGGGGTTCTTGGTCATGGTTTGGAGCTGGTCGGCCAA
- the ccsA gene encoding cytochrome c biogenesis protein CcsA, with product MTELFLVIFLIVAIPVGWLIWRNEREGGDKLLAGLAIVAILFALYADFFIAVTDNVQGPAQRIFYVHVSSAWIAFLAFFLVFIFSIRYLIWKREQDDIRAHACAEAGVTFCTLVLITGPIWARPIWGVWWTWDARLTTSMILWLIYIGYLMLRAYVVDPDQRARFAAVLGIIGFIDVPIVHLSVKWWRTLHPGPVVARSGGMRELPGSMHIALWSSVIAFTLLFSYFVRRKAEIERLRLALETARAGEETN from the coding sequence GTGACGGAACTCTTTCTGGTCATTTTTCTGATTGTGGCGATACCCGTCGGCTGGCTGATCTGGCGGAACGAGAGGGAGGGGGGCGACAAGCTCCTGGCCGGGCTCGCCATCGTGGCGATCCTTTTCGCCCTTTATGCCGATTTCTTCATTGCTGTCACGGACAATGTTCAGGGTCCGGCGCAGCGCATCTTCTACGTGCATGTGTCCTCGGCCTGGATCGCTTTTCTGGCGTTTTTTCTCGTTTTCATATTTTCCATCCGCTATCTCATCTGGAAACGGGAGCAGGACGATATCCGCGCCCATGCGTGCGCCGAGGCCGGCGTCACTTTCTGCACGCTGGTTTTGATCACCGGCCCGATCTGGGCCCGGCCCATCTGGGGTGTGTGGTGGACCTGGGACGCCCGGCTGACGACATCAATGATCCTTTGGCTGATCTATATCGGGTATCTCATGCTTCGCGCCTATGTGGTCGATCCGGATCAGCGGGCGCGTTTCGCCGCCGTCCTGGGAATCATCGGATTCATTGACGTTCCCATCGTGCATTTGTCCGTCAAGTGGTGGCGGACGCTGCACCCGGGTCCCGTTGTCGCGCGCTCGGGGGGGATGCGCGAGCTCCCCGGTTCGATGCACATTGCACTCTGGTCCTCCGTGATCGCCTTCACTTTACTGTTTTCCTATTTCGTGCGGCGAAAAGCGGAGATCGAGCGGTTGCGGCTCGCCCTGGAAACGGCCCGGGCCGGAGAGGAGACGAACTGA
- a CDS encoding heme exporter protein CcmB yields the protein MRTFLRSAWTVAEKDLLLEWRARESLTVMVIFALMVLTLFSFAFGPGGGGGAEAANVQAGILWIAILFASTIGLSRGMGIERESEGISAMRLTAVDPSAIFLGKMFAVLLSMALMEVVGFAALAVFYRAEVFPNALALAGVALEATIGIAALGSLFSAVSVRTRTRDVLLPVLLFPILVPVLIAAVRATAVLLGGGGWAEAGDWVKLLLVFDIIFVVASAVVYEFVILE from the coding sequence ATGAGGACTTTCCTTCGTTCGGCCTGGACAGTGGCGGAAAAGGACCTCCTGCTGGAGTGGCGCGCGCGCGAGAGTCTCACCGTCATGGTGATCTTTGCCCTGATGGTGCTGACCCTCTTCAGCTTCGCCTTCGGCCCGGGGGGCGGAGGGGGGGCCGAGGCGGCAAACGTCCAAGCGGGAATTCTCTGGATCGCCATCCTCTTCGCCTCCACCATCGGTCTCTCGCGCGGGATGGGAATCGAGCGGGAGAGCGAAGGGATCTCCGCCATGCGGCTGACCGCCGTGGACCCGTCGGCGATTTTTCTCGGCAAGATGTTCGCAGTTCTTCTCTCGATGGCGCTGATGGAGGTGGTCGGGTTCGCCGCGCTGGCGGTTTTCTACCGGGCGGAGGTTTTTCCCAATGCTCTCGCCCTTGCGGGGGTGGCGCTCGAGGCGACCATCGGTATCGCGGCGCTGGGGAGTCTTTTTTCGGCCGTGAGCGTGCGCACAAGGACGCGCGATGTGTTGTTGCCCGTGCTGCTGTTTCCGATCCTGGTTCCCGTTCTCATCGCGGCGGTCCGGGCGACGGCCGTGCTTTTGGGCGGCGGAGGCTGGGCGGAGGCAGGCGACTGGGTGAAATTGCTCCTTGTCTTCGACATTATTTTCGTGGTAGCGTCGGCGGTGGTTTACGAGTTTGTTATACTCGAGTGA
- a CDS encoding ABC transporter ATP-binding protein yields the protein MLELLGLSRRYGRRWALREVSLSVDRGTSIALLGANGSGKTTLLKTVAGLLQPHAGEIHLDGRAIDAASRKKFGFLSHEPYLYAPLTLRENLNFFGKLFGLGRSEVAARIESLAASLRLTERMDDPIRVLSQGLRQRAALSRALLHDPEILLLDEPFSGLDPVAVGRFEEILGEVSDGRIVIMTLHDPARARKLAKEIAVLSGGRLVLRGEAARLGNAELDRAYRGELMAPAGEREAR from the coding sequence ATGCTGGAACTGCTTGGACTGTCTCGCCGCTACGGAAGAAGGTGGGCGCTGCGCGAGGTGAGCCTCTCGGTCGATCGCGGCACCTCCATCGCGCTTTTGGGGGCGAACGGTTCCGGCAAGACCACGCTGCTGAAGACGGTCGCGGGCCTGCTCCAGCCCCATGCGGGGGAGATTCATCTCGACGGGCGGGCCATTGACGCGGCCTCCCGGAAAAAGTTCGGATTCCTCAGCCACGAACCCTACCTCTACGCCCCGCTGACGTTGCGGGAGAATCTGAATTTCTTCGGCAAGTTATTCGGCCTTGGCCGGAGTGAAGTTGCCGCCCGGATTGAAAGCCTGGCCGCTTCCCTGCGGCTCACCGAGCGGATGGACGATCCGATCCGGGTGCTCAGCCAGGGACTTCGGCAAAGGGCGGCGCTCTCGCGGGCGCTCTTGCACGATCCGGAAATCTTGCTGCTCGATGAGCCCTTCTCGGGGCTTGACCCGGTTGCGGTCGGGCGCTTCGAGGAGATTCTCGGGGAGGTGAGTGACGGGCGCATTGTGATTATGACGCTGCACGACCCGGCGCGCGCCCGGAAGCTGGCAAAAGAGATAGCGGTGCTTTCCGGGGGGAGGCTTGTTCTCCGCGGCGAGGCGGCGCGCCTGGGGAATGCGGAGCTGGACCGGGCCTACCGGGGCGAGCTTATGGCCCCCGCCGGAGAGAGGGAGGCCAGATGA